One part of the candidate division WOR-3 bacterium genome encodes these proteins:
- a CDS encoding T9SS type A sorting domain-containing protein, with product MIVVACLSSSPPFIPIVAILESPDSFSYPGCEVWQDTVMSLVTAPILSYDVDRDGLPEILSCKQNETPQGYEVLTIYESIGNNNYIRIFSQIYTNTSLTSTIAFGDFDRDSLIEFVVCGTRMYIYESPANNTYEKIYEAQLFPPFIPDCFSTMDLDRDGKLEFIVKSIYTYAGYVRSFIFEAPSNNTYEIIKDFTFYSISNFEYAGGFSDSGDIDGDSIPEIVLEASDTVAIIKAYSDENGYYNDSFYVWQTLPGNATGSSVRVFDLDGNSLNEIIISGNNHTRIYEKTPFVTWFCPVQYDTFWANDTVYTRWRLDETIVLDSLRLYWAHPILGCHLIYQGLPQDTICQWIVPDTQSNMGNKLWLVVKGNGRYDSTSPPVFYIKRHTGVEETKISQSTIQNPKLEVSPNPFKNHCIIKFQISDNFAIRNPKSEISLRIYDISGRVVKSFNPASIIPNQVSGIFWNGDDDLSRKLPAGVYLLRLEIGDYRKIKKIAFLKKE from the coding sequence ATGATTGTAGTCGCATGTCTTTCCTCCTCTCCACCATTTATCCCTATAGTAGCCATTCTCGAATCACCTGATTCATTTTCTTATCCGGGATGTGAAGTATGGCAGGATACTGTAATGTCTTTAGTTACTGCTCCGATATTATCTTATGATGTCGATCGCGATGGTCTACCGGAAATATTGTCATGCAAACAAAATGAAACACCACAAGGTTACGAAGTCTTAACTATTTATGAAAGTATCGGTAATAATAACTATATTAGAATATTCAGCCAAATTTATACAAATACTTCTCTAACCAGTACTATAGCGTTCGGTGATTTTGACCGAGACAGTCTAATTGAATTTGTTGTGTGTGGAACACGAATGTACATTTATGAGAGCCCCGCAAATAATACTTACGAAAAAATATATGAGGCTCAACTTTTTCCACCCTTTATACCGGATTGTTTTTCTACTATGGATCTCGACAGAGATGGGAAGTTAGAATTCATAGTCAAAAGCATATATACTTATGCAGGGTATGTAAGGAGTTTCATCTTTGAAGCACCAAGTAATAATACTTATGAAATCATTAAAGATTTTACCTTTTATAGCATCAGTAATTTTGAGTATGCTGGCGGTTTCTCTGACTCCGGTGATATTGATGGCGATAGTATACCCGAAATTGTCCTTGAGGCAAGCGATACTGTGGCAATTATCAAAGCCTACAGCGACGAAAATGGATACTATAATGACTCCTTCTATGTCTGGCAGACTTTGCCCGGCAATGCCACCGGTTCAAGTGTCAGGGTCTTTGATTTAGATGGAAATAGTCTCAATGAAATCATCATTTCCGGAAACAATCACACCCGAATCTATGAAAAAACACCTTTTGTCACCTGGTTCTGTCCGGTTCAGTATGATACATTCTGGGCTAATGATACCGTCTATACAAGATGGAGACTTGATGAGACGATTGTCCTTGACTCATTGAGATTATACTGGGCACATCCAATTTTGGGTTGTCATCTAATCTATCAAGGTTTGCCTCAAGATACAATCTGCCAGTGGATAGTTCCTGATACCCAGAGTAATATGGGGAATAAACTCTGGCTGGTGGTAAAAGGCAATGGTAGATATGATTCCACATCTCCGCCGGTCTTTTATATCAAAAGACATACTGGAGTTGAAGAAACCAAAATTTCGCAATCCACAATCCAAAATCCGAAATTAGAAGTCTCTCCTAATCCATTCAAAAATCACTGCATTATTAAATTCCAAATCTCAGATAATTTCGCAATTCGCAATCCGAAATCCGAAATTTCCCTAAGAATTTATGATATTTCCGGACGGGTTGTAAAATCTTTTAATCCCGCATCGATTATCCCGAATCAAGTATCCGGTATTTTCTGGAATGGTGATGATGATTTGAGTCGCAAACTCCCGGCAGGTGTTTATTTATTGAGACTTGAAATAGGGGATTACAGGAAAATAAAGAAAATAGCCTTTCTAAAAAAAGAGTAG
- a CDS encoding radical SAM protein, producing MEVTFADLKGSVIHDFPYPRSKRKCPHAALISLTNSGGCLFRCPMCYARAYPWSMPDRITIYQNLPAKLEDEIKRLKIAFPFYLSQITDPLQPYTPLRDLTFRIIKVLMKNRLSFRIVTKSAEGLRALIRAIPELISYPYWLVEMTIEATPSKQTVTSPYASKIEERLKILKFLNDLGVETVCRTDPTILGFMEREDLLWILEQVKKTGTKHIIASTGYYNKIAMSNLLHRLAATKFKTSIPHIVRYYNYDPDKPVKKFMAPINIRKKFHTWFKKAVEAYGLTYAVCQELPRDYDSKNIPNCEGTKRNHVHVRSKEGFLPIACSGDCLRLCPDTINPPCGMPILKYEYPYKIKTLMMASVYHDLFSKSN from the coding sequence ATGGAAGTGACATTTGCTGATTTGAAAGGCAGCGTTATCCATGATTTTCCTTATCCCCGATCAAAAAGGAAGTGCCCTCATGCAGCACTTATTTCCCTCACGAATTCTGGGGGATGTCTCTTTCGTTGCCCAATGTGTTATGCCCGGGCATATCCCTGGTCAATGCCTGACCGGATTACTATCTATCAAAACTTACCAGCAAAATTAGAAGATGAAATCAAAAGATTAAAGATTGCTTTTCCTTTCTATTTAAGTCAGATAACCGACCCACTCCAACCCTACACACCATTACGTGACTTGACTTTCCGGATCATCAAGGTCCTTATGAAAAATAGATTGAGTTTTCGCATTGTGACCAAGTCTGCAGAAGGTTTACGCGCATTGATAAGAGCGATACCAGAATTGATTTCTTATCCTTACTGGCTTGTTGAGATGACGATAGAGGCGACTCCATCGAAACAGACAGTGACCAGTCCCTATGCCTCAAAGATAGAAGAACGATTAAAGATACTTAAATTTTTGAATGATTTGGGAGTTGAAACCGTCTGTCGGACCGATCCAACAATTTTAGGTTTTATGGAACGCGAAGACCTCCTCTGGATTCTTGAACAGGTCAAGAAAACCGGCACCAAACATATTATCGCTTCCACTGGTTATTATAATAAAATTGCCATGTCCAACCTTTTGCACCGGTTAGCGGCTACCAAATTCAAGACATCTATTCCGCACATCGTAAGATACTACAATTATGATCCCGATAAACCAGTCAAAAAGTTTATGGCACCCATCAACATTAGAAAGAAATTCCACACCTGGTTTAAAAAAGCAGTGGAGGCATACGGACTCACCTATGCTGTCTGTCAGGAACTGCCCCGAGATTATGATTCAAAAAATATTCCTAATTGCGAAGGAACGAAACGGAATCATGTCCATGTCCGAAGCAAAGAAGGTTTTTTACCGATAGCCTGTTCTGGAGATTGTCTCCGCCTTTGCCCCGATACGATAAATCCTCCCTGCGGGATGCCGATTTTGAAATATGAATACCCCTATAAAATCAAAACCCTCATGATGGCTTCGGTTTACCATGACCTATTTTCTAAATCAAATTAA
- a CDS encoding RluA family pseudouridine synthase, with the protein MNEKITQKTFTVPGELEGRRLDYLIALFNTLPRKIAREIVENGLVLVNGTRITFPSKKLKKGDRIVILDVAKGAPLGEPEIIYEDTEVVVVNKPPGFLTEKSGTEKGRTLKEFLEMQGKSIYPVHRLDRETSGVVLFGQTIQARDFLMTEFKMRRVYKTYLAVIEGRLKAKSGVIKGLLQRTGEYAETYYEVMKELNGATLLKLKPKTGRTHQLRIQLAQLGHPIIGDKKYYNLEKTKIFFTRQALHAYKLSFTHPRTKTWMHFTAPIPEDLKELISRLSR; encoded by the coding sequence GTGAATGAGAAAATAACTCAAAAGACTTTTACTGTACCCGGCGAATTAGAAGGTCGAAGGCTTGATTATCTTATCGCGCTTTTTAATACCTTACCGAGGAAAATCGCCCGGGAAATTGTAGAGAATGGATTGGTTCTCGTTAACGGAACACGCATCACCTTTCCGTCGAAAAAGTTAAAAAAGGGCGACCGGATAGTTATTCTGGATGTTGCAAAAGGGGCACCGTTAGGAGAACCAGAGATAATTTACGAAGATACAGAAGTGGTGGTGGTGAATAAACCACCGGGTTTTCTCACAGAAAAGAGTGGCACGGAAAAGGGCAGGACATTAAAAGAATTTCTGGAAATGCAAGGCAAATCTATTTATCCGGTGCACCGATTAGACCGGGAGACAAGCGGGGTAGTGTTATTTGGCCAGACAATTCAGGCAAGGGATTTTTTGATGACCGAATTTAAAATGCGTCGGGTTTATAAGACCTATCTCGCCGTTATTGAGGGTCGATTAAAGGCTAAATCAGGGGTTATAAAGGGATTGCTCCAAAGAACCGGAGAATATGCGGAAACCTACTACGAAGTGATGAAAGAGTTGAACGGAGCCACCCTTTTGAAATTGAAACCAAAGACCGGGCGGACCCATCAATTGCGGATTCAACTCGCCCAGCTTGGACATCCCATCATAGGTGACAAAAAGTATTATAATTTAGAAAAAACCAAAATATTTTTTACCCGCCAGGCTTTGCATGCATATAAGTTAAGTTTCACCCATCCTCGAACAAAAACATGGATGCATTTCACCGCACCCATTCCTGAGGATTTAAAAGAATTGATCAGCAGATTAAGCCGCTAA